CGATTATGAAGTCAGAATTAATTATGAAGAGAAGTTTGTGTGAGTTGAGTAGTTTTTGGGTTCTGATTAATAGGTGACAAATTTGATTCTGACTTTGCAGGCTCGCAAGAGCAAGGTATTAGTCCAAGCAATTGATGAACAAGGAAATCCTTTACCAAATGCAAGCATACACATTACACAAAAGAGGTTAGGTTTTCCATTTGGGAGTGCCATTAACCACAGCATCCTGAACAATGGGGCATATCAAAATTGGTTCACCTCAAGGTTCACAGTGACCACATTTGAGAATGAAATGAAGTGGTACATGACAGAAACAACACAAGGCAAGCCTAACTACTATTATGCTGATGCCATGTTAAAGTTTGCCAAGCAACACAACATCGCGGTTCGCGGCCACAACATTTTCTGGGATGATCCTCAATTCCAACCTGGTTGGCTTTCTTCACTCTCACCATTCCAACTCAAATCAGCAGTGAGAAACAGGATCAATTCCCTTGTGTATAAATACAGGGGCCAACTCATTGGTTGGGATGTTGTGAATGAAAATATGCACAATTCATTGTTTGAAAGCAAACTTGGACAAACTTTTTCAGCCCAGACTTTCAAAGTGGTTCATTTTATTGATGGCCATACCACTTTGTTTTTAAATGAATATAACACCATTGAGGACCAGAGAGATGGTGCAGCAAACCCTGCAAGGTACCTCCAGAAGATCAAAGAGATCCAAAGTTATCCGGGAAATAAAGGATTGCCTCTTGGAATTGGATTGGAGTCTCATTTCCCTGAATTCCCTCCAAACATGCCTTACATGAGAGCTTCCATTGATACTCTTGCAGCCACTGGTTTACCTATTTGGATCACAGAACTAGATGTAAAAAACCAGAATGGACAGGTAAAGTTAAACAATcacttattttcaaaaaaaattcacttatTTAAAAATTGTACTACACTTTGCAGCTTCTCCCCAGAAGTGATTATGAGACTTCTGACAGAACCAAACATACTATTAGATATATTGCTTATATATACTAATCTTTGCATCAAATTTTGGTTCTACCATTAATCCATTGATGAATTACTTCACTAAAGTGTATTTCCATTCATGATATGTGCAGGCAGGAGTTCTTGAGCAGGTTCTAAGAGAAATACACTCTCACCCTGCGATTCGAGGCATTGTAATGTGGACAGCATGGTCGCCACAAGGTTGCTATACAATGTGCTTAACAGATAACAATTTCAAAAACTTGCCAACAGGGAATGTTGTGGACAAGCTTCTTCATGAGTGGGGTTGGTCGAAAACGTTATCAGGGACAACAGACCAGAATGGGAACCTTGAGGTGTCACTTTTTCATGGAGATTATGAAGTGGAAATTAGTCACCCTGCTAAGAAGAATTATACTCTCACTCATCATGTTCAAGTAGTTCCAAATGATGAGTCTGGGAAATCATCTCAATttgtacaactttctatgtaGTTCATTTATTTTGTAGGTTAGAGTTGTGGTTCAAAATGGGAACCATAAACTTATGAcaaaatgttttaaaaattggattgattatgtgatttacagtttaaaaaaaaatagttcagTCATGTTTAAATTGAAGATGAACTCGTGATAAGTTTTTtcatattaaattatatttagtaATAAactaatataaatattaagaaattaatataagatgatcatattatatatattttgtaagataaaaataaagcaTAAACATTAAAAATCTATCTATTATTATAATTTGTTATTGAccatataaaattaatttcctattattttttttgtaaaaataggaaattttgaaaaaaacatttaaaaaatGAGTCGATCCCTTTTGGACCAATTAAACTAGCTTCTAAGTGTCTGTTTGGTATCactttaggtttttttttattttgtaattttttttcatttcaccGTGTTATTTGGGGTACAAAAGAGTGTTAGTAAAAAGTGAGTTTCACTAATCCAAAAAAGTGAGTTTCAAAAAAGTGAGAAATTTatacttctttcttttttgatttttcatattaataTATGGAGTAAAATATATTAGATATGCAAATTAGtggttaaaaaattaaattaataattaaatttttaagataaattaataattaatataatactACCTTCGTATACATTCTCATATTAATTATCATGATGAAATCTtcatggttttttattttaaattttatttgtatGCACTAacgatataaaaaaaatgaaaatttatctAATCATATTTCTCCAAtttctattttaaataattaaaattaaaattaaattataataagataaattgatGGATTCTAATTAAATAGCCGTGTAAAACTCTTTTACAGAGTAAATGTTGTGCATAGTAATTAAactgatttatttttattgttgttAAATGAATTTTAATACTAAATACCAATTAACAAGATTAGAGTCTGAGGTGTCACTTCGTCTTGCAGGTTTGGTTAACAGTGGGATTTCTAAAAGCGAGCGTGGTTGTTCAAAGAAGCTTAGGGAGACTCACCTAGAGCCATCTCCCGCAGCTGCGGTGAGACTAAAATTTCGAGTCCTAGGGAAAGATCCAGGAAAATTGAGAAGAAAGGTAGGAAGTAGAAGAATCTTAGTAAGTTTGGTAGTGGTGAGACTAAAATTTCGAGTCCTACAGGAATATCCATTGAAAGCAAACGAAGTGTTGTATCTTGTTTGGTTTTGCTCCATTGCTTGGCTATTGGATGTGGTTTTGGTTGGTTTTTTGGCTCCGGTATTGTTGGGCTGTTTATAGGACTTTTTGTTGACGGTCCTCTATGGATTTTTTTAAGTTGACTCATTTTTCCTTTGATgcctcacacacacacacacacacatatatatatatatatatatatatattatcattGTAAAATTTGAATTCATATATTAATATGTAAGAAAATTAGACATCAATATTGCAatgcaaaaaaattaaaactcgaGTAATAATTACAACATAATAGCATTTCATCAATTTTTTTGGAAcataaaaaaactaaacaaacaaacaaaattacACCCCTAAATCATTCTTGAAAATCAACGGGACAATTCGATAAGAAGATCCTAAAAAATAGTAGGAGAAAAACCCATCTTTGCATGATCATTAGCTTTCTAAGGGATATATCTAAGGTGAACCTCCGAATCTCGGACCAATAATTGGGGAACATCGACAAACTCACTAATATAAACATGCTCGGAACCTGATCATCCCTAATCTCTTTCCACGCATACTCCAAACAGACAATCTCACATGAGTCACACCGGACCTTCTCCTAATACTCCAAACATTTCATCAAtctcttttatttttggttacaaacGGAAAGAAATCATCAATCTCATTCAATATTACATTATTACAATTTCAAAAAGCGAAATATATAATCCAATACAATAATAAATCATAAACAAGAACCTGACTTTCTTATCCAAGCCATTTGTCAATTACAATCCATAATTATTCCTTTCTCACCAAAATTTTCTATCATTAGTTATTTTTATAACAAATTAACTACAATACCTAATTAAAAGATTGCTGacataaaataatataatgttcataataattaataaatgttGAATTGTGTGGATAATAGTTCGAGTCACATGTTAATTGGCTTAGTTATGTTCATGAAAAGGACCAAGCTTCAtagttattctttttttttgaagggATCCTGCTTCCTCCCAAAAATAATCAATTGCATCACAATGAGGAAGGGACGAGACAAAAGCCATAATTGAGGCTAACAAACGTGGAATGAGTTAAAGCTCATTTACGATGTAATTAAACGCTAGTTAGTAGTATAAAAAGGGAAGGACAAATTTACACGACATGTCTCATTTGTATTCTAGAGGCTGAGTGTGAATCACTTTGTTTCTATCTCAACCTTAGGGTTCACTACCTGAATGATCCGGTTCTAAACAAACAATATGAGTCTTATCCTTCATATGTGTGTCATCATCCTTTTTGCAGGTTTGTTTTCTTGTCT
This portion of the Lotus japonicus ecotype B-129 chromosome 3, LjGifu_v1.2 genome encodes:
- the LOC130747630 gene encoding endo-1,4-beta-xylanase 5-like → MCQLKQVGNKIMSLVLLICVIILAGFEVEALSYDYSASIECLANPQKPQYNGGIIQNPELNDGLKGWTAFRGAKIEHRESSNNKYVVAHSRNQTHDSVSQKIYLQKDNHYTLSAWIQVSDGKVPVRAFVKTTEGLKFAGATFAESNCWSMLKGGLTANTSGTAELYFESENTSVEIWIDSISLQPFTQKQWSSHQHQSTEKARKSKVLVQAIDEQGNPLPNASIHITQKRLGFPFGSAINHSILNNGAYQNWFTSRFTVTTFENEMKWYMTETTQGKPNYYYADAMLKFAKQHNIAVRGHNIFWDDPQFQPGWLSSLSPFQLKSAVRNRINSLVYKYRGQLIGWDVVNENMHNSLFESKLGQTFSAQTFKVVHFIDGHTTLFLNEYNTIEDQRDGAANPARYLQKIKEIQSYPGNKGLPLGIGLESHFPEFPPNMPYMRASIDTLAATGLPIWITELDVKNQNGQAGVLEQVLREIHSHPAIRGIVMWTAWSPQGCYTMCLTDNNFKNLPTGNVVDKLLHEWGWSKTLSGTTDQNGNLEVSLFHGDYEVEISHPAKKNYTLTHHVQVVPNDESGKSSQFVQLSM